The window GGAGGTGGACATTCGGCTCTACGATACGTGGGACGATGCGGCTAAAGCGGCGTGGGAGCGGAATGCGAAGATGGAGGAGATGAAATGACGAAGGAGGATTTTATCAATGCCTCCGTCGGATTTAAGGGGAGCAAGTTTTTCCTCTATGCGGCGGAGGTTGATGGAGGGATGTGCACGGTGGCGCATGGTGAGATCGAGGACATCGTTATCGCGGCATTAGACATCATCGAAAAAGCCGCCAAGCGAAACAGTAACAACCCTCGGTATGTGCGTTATTTGCTTTACACAATGCTTCTTTTGGTCACTAAGTGGGATGCGTCTCCTGCATACGCAGCGGAAAAAGCCGAACAAGTACCATGCGCGGAAAACAACGGTGTGCGGGCGCACCTTTGACAGCAAGCGGGAAGCGGAGGTGTATCTGGAACTGCTCGCACAGAAACAGGCGGGGGAGATCGTGCGCATCGGCTTCCAACCGTCCTATACGCTCCTTGCGGGGTTCGTGGACAACACGGGAAAGAAGCAGCGTCCCATCACCTACACGGCGGATTTTTTCGTCACCTACGCCGACGGACGCAGAGAGGTGATCGAGGTGAAGGGCGTACGTACACGGGACTATCTGCTGCGGAAAAAGCTGTTCCTGCACATGATGCGAGAGAAGGACATTGTTTTTCGGGAGGTGCGGTGATGGTGTACAAGGTGGAGCGAAACAATGCGACGGGTGGATTCGAGTGTCGTTTTGAGCATGGAGGACACAAATATTTTGCGCGGGTGAGG of the Selenomonas dianae genome contains:
- a CDS encoding DUF1064 domain-containing protein, with amino-acid sequence MCGRTFDSKREAEVYLELLAQKQAGEIVRIGFQPSYTLLAGFVDNTGKKQRPITYTADFFVTYADGRREVIEVKGVRTRDYLLRKKLFLHMMREKDIVFREVR